Proteins from a genomic interval of Gadus morhua chromosome 19, gadMor3.0, whole genome shotgun sequence:
- the lrrc17 gene encoding leucine-rich repeat-containing protein 17 (The sequence of the model RefSeq protein was modified relative to this genomic sequence to represent the inferred CDS: added 37 bases not found in genome assembly), whose translation MFPKPMMDCGSKDMKSVPAHLPSDLFKLDLSGNRIQHLTPRHFLFAKDLKHLNLSNNGVKRIDKAAFSGLLHLRELDLSNNSLQHFQYGVLEDLYFLRRLSLAGNPWVCDYSVHYLSYWLKHHPGVFHTGLVCAEPQEFRGWRVEDYVKTYNGDCPKNGNGGTLGGGGGEGGGGGAGGGGGGGGGGGGGGENELLRPEVEEDRLPSPLKRKRNGKFEIIRLS comes from the exons ATATGAAGAGCGTTCCCGCCCATTTACCATCAGATCTCTTCAAACTGGACCTATCAGGGAACCGGATACAGCACCTGACGCCCAGACACTTCCTGTTTGCCAAAGACCTCAAGCACCTCAACCTCAGCAACAATGGCGTCAAGCGCATAGACAAGG CGGCCTTCTCGGGCCTGCTCCACCTGCGCGAGCTGGACCTGTCCAACAACAGCCTGCAGCACTTCCAGTACGGCGTGCTGGAGGACCTCTACTTCCTGCGGCGCCTGTCCCTGGCCGGGAACCCCTGGGTGTGCGACTACAGCGTCCACTACCTGTCCTACTGGCTGAAGCACCACCCGGGGGTCTTCCACACCGGCCTGGTCTGCGCCGAGCCCCAGGAGTTCCGGGGCTGGCGGGTGGAGGACTACGTCAAGACCTACAACGGAGACTGTCCCAAGAACGGCAACGGAGGGACTCTgggcggaggtgggggagagggtggaggaggcggagctggaggaggaggaggaggaggaggaggaggaggaggaggaggggagaacgAGCTGCTGAGGCCGGAGGTGGAAGAGGATCGTCTGCCCAGCCCgctgaagaggaagagaaacggGAAGTTTGAGATCATCCGGCTGAGTTAG